CACAAGATCCACCACATTCATAACCGTTGCAGCCAATTCTTCATAATCTTTCTGCATACCAGcaataaacataaaacaaatataGTATGACCATTATTAATGAAAGAACTATACAAAGACTATCCACAGAAATACTGTCAGAAATTTGAAAGCATACTTTATCATCCTCAGACTTGCAAGTATCAGATCTTGCAGCAAGTCGTATCCAGAAGCTCGGATTGAAAGCGAGGATGTTTTCAACAACGATTTTCTGAAGCTGTTTCCAAAGGAAGCCAATATCAACAAACGTTATCTAAAATCTATCAATTAATACCGATACTTATCTCACACTGActacttttatttgttttctgaAGTACTATATCATTACTTATAATCAATAATTTCACCTCGTCAAGCTTAAATATAGTTCTTTTGAGTACATTTTTTCTAATGCAAATATcacaacacatttttttataaaaaatttcaatataatattttaagagtaAACCATCGAATTTGGTCTTTGTCTTTGTAACCCGCTCTTAAATAGGTCTTTGACTCTTAAATGTGCTAAGTGCTAAGTGTCATGGACAATGACATCATTGACATCACACAATGTAAGTGTCACATAGTCAACCATGAATTTAAAACCGTgattatttttgataaaaagttAGTAAAGATAGGAACTAATTTGATATTAAGTTGACAATGTCAAAGACTATTATGATAAAAAAGTGAATGAAGACATAGACTTATTTGACAATATGTGAAACAGATGTTCACTGAGGGACCAGATTGAGAAACGTTTGACAGAGACATTGACTGATTTGAGATAGTGAAAGAGTCAGAGACCTATTTGAAAGTGAGTTACAAAGACCGACCAAATTTGGTGGTTtactcaattttttaatttccgAAAGCAAACACAAGTACCTATACTAGTAAATTACTAAACCATGAAACATATCTACAACAATATACAGTTAAGTGCAATTTTCCCTTATGCTTGGAAGCAAACATATctatagtataaaaaaaattagttagaaATTCATACTTCACGAGGATTAGCTTCCCTAAGCGTATCGATGAGCCTATCAATTTCAACCGTGTTTTTAAAAGCTTCTTCCGCTTCTTGATTGGCTGCACATATGAAAGTTTTCCTGTTTTTAGATCCAAACACGCCATTTCAAATTTACAATCTAAGATAATTACATCAAATATTAGCAATAATACAAGACAAGAAGTGAAAATAAACCCTCACATcacaaaatacaaataataatattaatcagTAACATCGAGCATGAATTGAACGGTACAGTACATTACCTTGTTCTCGAATTCAAATTAAACAGTGTAAGGTTCTTCGAGCTATGTTTGCGGTTGCAGAGAATCTGAGTTTTCCGATTATGTAGCAGTGTACGCTAAATTAAAGCATGGAAATAATGAGATTAATTAGTGAGGGTGAAGCGGTTAAACGAAACACGAAATGCATgataataagaataagaatggAATAACGTACTTGTTGTTGTGGATGTGATGATGAAGAATGTGTATAAGCGGAAGCGGAAGCGGAGGAGATAGAGAACGCGTTCATTCTCATTGGAGTGAGGGAGGGAGGGATAGTTGGTTGGTTCCGTGGCGGGAGAGAGGTCTGTAGACTGTAGTAACCCTTGTGTATCCAAATCCCAACCATACAACTCTCGCTCACTACTAGAGTAGAGGAGTATTTagatattcaatttttattttttagggttaaataatttttattaaaaaaaaaacgatattCATTTATTCCGATAATCAATAGAcgtcgctaaaaacaaaaataatgaatctgcgaacaaactcgcaacatccaagttaatagcatacagagccaaaatgcctacaaataatatgacaaaatcATTGAATCTGCGATTGATTGAAAATGatctttcaatatgaactaaacgAACACCGCAATAAGACGGGAAATCAAACAACGCCGTACTAAGAAGACGACCAACACAAATGCCGGACTCGGACGGCGAAATCacaaatacaaaagaaaacaattaaaagacTCAAATCAatatgaaaatcacttatttagattaaaaataaCGAGGAAAAAATATGTATAcgggtgattttaggccaaaaaaacctaaaaccacccctaaccggtagaagaagaagaaaactcaAGATGAAAAAACTTAGGGCCGGCAAAGCTTACCACGAGTGAGAAAAAAGttgggttaaataagttttttattctataaatatctcaaattttattttagtctatgtaaaaaatttcaccaattttttgtcccaaaaatattttctatcacaacTTTTCGTCTATATTGTGTACTTTCATATACTATGAACCTCTATAactaaaatttagatttttttaacgtaaagattaattttttatgcGCAAAAAGCTaccaaattcatatttaattcatcttttgttaaaaaaatttaaactttcttaaccaaaaaaaaaaaaaaaacttttgcaagagagattcctaaaatgtactaaacatgaccgtaggaaaaaaaaataaattgaaatttcgAATGATATACACAAGTTAACTGAAAAGCAGGAACCGAAAATCATGACAGAAATATTTGAGAGACCAAAAgttgctgaaattttttataggaaTTAAAAACGAAGTTTGAGATATTTATTATAGGGACaagaaaacatatttaattccgtaaaaaaacatatttaaccctattttttataccaaataTATTTGGTAGGAGTATAATCGATTATGTTTGGAcagatttttaattttctttaaaaaaaatgtttggtcGAATAAAATTTCTATCTGTTCGGTTGATCGgtttaaaatatttcttttaaataatGTGTTTATTCTGTGTATTCTATGCTATTATTTATTCTCGGAAATGACTTGTGTCATCTTGAAGATCTTGCCTCCAACTATCTTAGGAATTTTAGGTAGCTATGCAATTTCCACCATAACTTCATCAACCCCTAGAATGTACCTTTCCGTCCTTATGAAGATTTTCTCTCCTCCAACTACCTTTGAATTTTGAGATAGCTCCACAAGCCGTAACAAGCATACTCCAAGTATCGGAACGCCTTCTGCATCCTTGAATATTTCCTTGCTCTCAACAAAAGAATAACACACAAGGTGTTCATAGTCATACTCTTCTGGTGCATCAACATCACTCCCTTCCCAATCTTTCACTTGATAGCTATGAGTCAATATGGATTGTCTTCTTTTAGTTCCAGTATcggaagactccacctcaaactgagtttcctTCACCATAGTTTCACACAAGAACCTCTTTGGTGACTTAGCTCCCAAACACGCACATCCACTATGAATTCCACCTGGTTACATGCAAAACTTATCAAATTGCTCTGAAACAAACTTCAAGGCCATTTTAGTTTTCAACATTTCTAGTTTAGTTCCACCACCTAGCAATCCTCATTTAGCCaatccaactaaactcatgtcactaacaaacATCAAACCCACAAAACCTATAGTTCAACAATACCATATGATACGTTACTAGCAACAAAATGCATGgccaataataataaatataccCCAAAGAGCACTTATCCATTGAATCTTATCACCCAATAATTCCCTCTCTCTACCTCTCTAAGTGTTGCCCAAAACCCTAGCCACCAACGActtcaaaaatacaatttttctctttttttcaaGCTACCAAATCTGTCAGGAAAATGCAGTTTTTGTATCATTGTTGGATTGTGAGTCACGCACATGCAACAAGTATAGTCTATGAGCCCCGCACATGAGGTAGTAGCCAGAATCATGAAATTCACCAATTCCTCAACAGTCCATCGGCCCCGCAAGTGACCCTATGCGCCTGAACATGAGGCAGAACCTAAAACATAACAGAAAAACTTAGATTTTAACCAACAGttttataaaacaaaaccaaattaactaacatattttcatttcttgttgaaaaagaaaaattcatattcataagTTGTTAAACACTTAAACATATTATTTCAAAAAGAAATACACAACTTTTGAGAagaatatttctatattaagttgtttatcatgtgtttttaggACATATTTTAgcattttctttataaaaatagtATTAGTAAAAGATTcggtttgattttttttttttggtagaaagaGAGGGCTAAAGCCAAATTCGGTTTGGCTTTTAATCCGAACCAAACTAAAAAGGTTAATCTGAACTAAACTAAAAAGGTTAACGGCTGGCCAATAAACCTCATTCACGTAAATGTTATGAATACTTAatgtgtaaaaagaaaaagattttgGAATATATATTTGTGATGAAATCTataattttatgatattttattttatcaaatttttctaaaacatGCTCACACGTTAATGCTACTAAAATATTTGCCTTAGGCTCCACAAGGATCACAGTTAACAAAATGTAATAGAAAAAAGTCTTCATCATTTAATAGTTTAGCTGGTCCTAATGTATTAGCATGCCTCATACCCTAAGAATTAATCTACACATTTATATGGAAGTAACTTTAAACTTTCATGTTACATGTATGTCGGAGTGGCCTTAGCTTGCATGGAGTTTTCATCTAAAGATTCGTCGCTGAAAAGTACAGTATATTTAACAATCATATATTAGATGATGAatctataatttaaattttgtttatacaCTCACCTTGGTTACATGCTACTTATTAAGTTCATCTTAAGTAAACACATGATTAAAGGTACGATGTTTCTTTCCAATattatatggaaaatgctaaaaagTGCCCCCGGGACACTGGTTaagatgcaaaaatagtaatttggcattggagtttgtgcagtcaacttctcgaaagtttaaaaagtgttcttttcttttcaaaactttctgtttttggtttccttaaccggTGCCCATGAcccatattatatatatacccATTTTATGCTCGACACCTCGCATATCTTTTACAATATTTTGTTCCAAATTAAGATTCTCTCAATACCCCATcatcataatattatatatacaggTCTGAAAAAAGTGTTTTCTGTCGTCTAGTTTGGCCGACTTATTTAATTAATCCATTCCACACACCCACTTTTGTTATTGCACTTTCCAGGTTCTGCTTATCTTCGTTCATTCAATTTGGTCAAAGAGTTTCGGTTGGTGTGGCACTCGGTCCTTTGGGCTATTTGGAGAGCAAGGAACAATAGGGTTTTTAATAATCTTGAGGTGAAGCCTTGTGAAATTATAGAAGAGGTGAAAGTTACTTCATGGAAATGGAGTTTGGAGCGGTTGAAGATTTCCCCTTGCCTCTTCTATGAATGGTGCTTGGAGCCGGGCATTTGTATAAATAGTTGATGATCCTTAAGGTGTAGGTGTTCTGAAGTTTAGCTTTTTGGGATGGGTGTTTTTTCCTCTCTGTTTAGGTGGGGGTGGTGTTTGGTCTCTTGTTAGAATTAGATATGACCACATCTATTActtgtatttatttttccttcccCTCTCTTGACCCTTCTTGTGCCTTGATTGTTGGttaataaattcaaaaaaatttggtcaaagAGTAACACAATGTCTAACACACTCATTGTAGTGATTtgctttgaaaatgaaaatactcAAATAGATTGGAgacaacacaaaaaaaaagttgaaatcaAAACCGAAAGTAAGGTTCATTGTCACTACTCACTACTAGTCATGATAAAGTAGCACCATAATATGAAATATatggaactttttttttcaatattagtAGTATTAGTTTTTAGCTTCAAATTAGTAGTATCATTATATCTTTAGACAAATTTAAACTAATAAGTTTCTAATATCACATGTTAAAGAatcaatagtaaaaaaaatatgttagaaattgtttatttaattctttgaaatgaaaaaaaaaacaaacaatttaaacacaaatttcagggtagtttttaaatttaaatataaattaaaagataaaatagcTATGCTGACTATTTAACATGTGTATTTTTAGAGTTTAAcgaatattttaagtttatgcTGATATTTAATAGAAATCAGAATACTTTTTCATATCATATACTAGTAGTTAAAGTATGATGTAGCGAATAATATCATTGGATTAACAAACGTAAAATTGTTTATGATTGGGGTTCGAACGCCAATTTCATCACTTGTGTGTATAAATTTATAATGTCTTTGTCATTTTatctatgtaccaaaaaaatgtgTCTTAACACTTGTTAGCAAGTCTCCTTTGTCTTAATTTGTTGAAGATTCTTTCAAACCTACAAAGTGGGTACGGAACCAACATAAAATTTCACCCTTAGCATAAACTAAGAGTAGATTGTTAAATTGTGCTAACTTTATAAAGGGAAAAGTAACTGAGAAAGTTTGAGAGTGGGGCTGACATTTTGATAAAAGCTTCCATTGTCAAAATTTCTTTAGCCGCAATAATTGATGCTTTGGAATATTTACAATATGAGCAAAAAAAAACGTGAACTAtaagttagatttttttttaatgtggctaaaaaacacaatttttaattaagtaCATCTTTGAGACATTATTGATAGACTAGAATATTATTGTCattaaacataattatttttgtaattatttgtaattattttcattaaagTCTGTCATTATTCATAGGTTTGATTAGCCtattattattgtatatataGACACTTAACCATATCAATGAAAGACAACAAAAATCATTTTCCAATAGAATATTATTTCCTTCAGTAttcctttcctttttctatTATGGTATCACGAGTATTGTTTTCTTTCCACGCGTGACCTACAAAACAAATTGCAGCGCCGCCTCTTCTTCTTGCTCACCCAAAGCCGCTCCATTCATAGCCGCTCTCTTACACCCGCGCCAGCTCTCACTGTCCGCGCCGACTAACCCAAAACGCGCCGACCACGATCTGTTCGCGCCAGCACCGCCGTGCCGTCTTCCGTCACCGCACAAGCCGATCATCAATACTGGTTCTGTTCTGTTCTGCTTGCAAAATACAGCAACAACATCACTGTATTGGATTTACGTTTTCTCTAAGTTTGAATTTTCTCAGTTTCGCACAAATACGGTATCTGTCTCGCAGAAACAGAGATATAAAAACGGTTGTTTTATTGTGTCCTATTTTTCTACCGGTTCACAAAACACAGCAAGTCCCTCTTTGTTTTCACATCGGTCGACATGTCTTCCTCTCCTGCCGCTGCATCCACAACCTCTGTCGACATCTccacatctgtctcttcagcaaAAACAGATTTTCATCCTGCCCTTGTCGTCACCAACATCAAACATAGCATTCCCTTTGTACTGGAGCTGGAGAAGGATCACTACAACATGTGGGCCGAATTATTTGAGGTTCATGCTCGTGCCCACAAGGTTATTCATCACATCATTCCTCAACCCGGCAAAGAGAAGCCTGCCTCCACTGATGCTAGTTTTGAAATGTGGACAATTCTTGATTCAACGGTTCTTCAATGGATTTATTCCACTATCTCATTTGATCTCCTTACCACCATTATGGAAAAAGGATCAACTGCCATGGCTACCTGGAACCGTTTGGCCAACATATTTAAGGACAATCAAAACTCTCGTGCTGTTGCGCTTGAACAATATTTTTCCTCCACTCGTATGGAAGATTTTCCTAACGTCTCTGCATATTGTCAACGACTCAAGCAACTATCTGATCAACTGAAGAACGTTGGAGCACCCGTCAGTGAACACCGACTGGTCCTTCAAATAGTATCCGGATTGTCTGAGCCATATCGTGGGGTTGCCACCGTGATTCGCCAACAGAAAACTTTACCCTCATTTCTTGAGGCTCGCTCCATGCTCACCTTGGAGGAATCTGGTTTGGCCAAAATGCATAGCACTAGCTCACCCACTGTCTTGCATACTGCCATGCCACGAGACACAGATGACTCCTCCCAGCAGCGTTCCAACCGACGACAGGACAACCGTTCTGGTTCAGGCCGCAATCGCAACAATCAAAGTCGCACCAGAGGGCGCAAACAGCGCGGTGGTTCTAGGTCTAACGGTCCCTCTTGGTCCTCTCAACCATGGCAGCAACTCCAACATCCCTCTTGGTCTCCTTGGGGATGGGTCCCACCTCCATGGGGTGTGCCTCCTTGCCCATATCCTACATCTCAGTGGACACAACCCACCGGTACTCCGAGGCAACCAGGTATCCTAGGTCAACGTCCACAGGCTCACGTTGCTACGCCTTCACCAACCTCCACTGACATTGCAGCTGCCATGCACACCATGTCTCTTAATCCGTCGGACAATGGTACATGGACACTGGAGCCACCTCCCACACAACAGCATCTCAAGGTAATCTCACGTCTTATTCTAATTTGAGTCATTTAAATCAGAAACTGATTGTCGGTAGTGGACAAGGTATTCCAATTCAAGGGTCTGGTCACACAACCCTACCTACATTtgacaaacacaaacacttagACCTTAAACATGTTTTACACACACCACAAATTATTAAGAATTTGATTTCTGTGCGACAACTCACTACTGAAAATAATGTTTCTGTTTCATTTGATCCATTTGGTTTCTCGGTATTTGGCTTTCAGACGGGTACCCCTCTCATGAGATGTAATAGCTTTGGTGATCTATATCCTGTCACCTCTGCCTCTCACTTTGCTGGTCTCTCTTCCGGTCTCTGGCACAGCCGCCTCGGCCATCCAAGTTCTTCTACTTTGCAGTCTCTTCATAAAAATAAGTTCATTAGTGGTGAACATTTAAGTTCTAAGACTATTTGTAATTCTTGTGTTTTTGGCAAACATATTAAGTTTCCTTTTGATTCATCCAAAAATGTTACTTTAATGTCTTTTGATATTTTACATAGTGATATATGGACATCACCGATTTTAAGTTCTTCTGGTCATCGTTATTATGTTTTATTCTTGGATGATTATTCTGATTTTCTGTGGACATTTCCTATAAGTAACAAATCTCAGGTTTTTGAAATGTTCACTTCTCTTTATAATCAAATTCGCACACAATTTTCTCAAACCGTGAAATGTTTTCAATGTGATAATGGACGTGAATACAACAATACATTATTTCATAAATATTGTGTTGATAATGGTCTTATTTTCCGTTTTTCTTGCCCTCACACGTCATCTCAAAATGGCAAAGCGGAACGTAAAATACGCACCATTAATAACATGATTCACACTCTTCTCGCCCATTCTTCTGTTCCTCCATCATTTTGGCATCATGCCCTTCAAATGGCTACTTATCTTCTTAATATCCTTCCTCGAAAGAATTTGTCAAATCATTCTCCTACTCAAATTTTGTATCATCGTGATCCTTCCTACACACATCTTCGTGTTTTTGGTTGTCTGTGTTATCCATTGTTTCCATCCACTACCATTAACAAATTGCAACCACGCTCAACACCATGTGTCTTCTTAGGGTATCCCACTAATCACCGAGGCTACAAATGTTTCGATTTATCGCAAAGAAAGATCATCATCTCCCGACATGTCATATTTAATGAGACACAATTCCCCTTTGCTCATATGTCTTCCCAACCTCTCACCACCTATGACCATTTCACTGATGACTTGCACCCATCATTAGTCCATCAATGGACCAAACCCACTTTGCAATCTCCTCTTGATGACTTCCCTAGTCCGTCACCTCCTGTACCTAACCCTCCGTCTACCTCACCAGCCAGACCACATAATCCTTCTCATACCTCATCCAACACCACAATATCATCTTCCCTCCCTACGAGTACACCCGATACCTCCCCACCACCTACACCACTGGCCCAACCTGCACCCCCTACTCGGACTATGGCAACCCGTAGTATGTGGGGTATCTACAAACCTAGAAAACTCTTTAACCTTTCTGTTACCATTGATGATCCGACCATTTCACCTCTTCCCAAAAACCCCAAACTAGCCCTCTCAGATCCTAATTGGAAAGCCGCAATGCAGTCTGAATTTAAtgctcaaattaaaaataatatgtgGGATCTGGTCCCCCGACCTTGTGACGTTAATATTATTCGGTGTATGTGGATTTTTCGTCATAAAAAGAAATCTAATGGTTGTTTTGAGCGTTACAAAGCTCGTCTTGTAGGTGATGGCAGGTCACAGATTGCAGGTGTGGATTGTGATGAGACGTTTAGTCCTGTAGTAAAACCAGCGACTATTTGCACCGTTCTCACGATTGCTCTCTCTAAATCCTGGAATATTCATCAGTTAGATGTCCAGAATGCATTTCTGCATGGTGACCTTCACGAGACAGTCTACATGCATCAACCACTCGGTTTTCTTGATCCTCATCACCCAGATTATGTGTGCCGCTTGCGAAAATCACTCTATGGTTTGAAGCAAGCGCCTCGTGCTTGGTACCAGCGTTTTGCTGACTTTGTCTCCACCATTGGATTTGAGCACAGCACTTCAGATCACTCACTCTTCATCTATCGACATGGCTCTAACTTGGCTTACATCTtgctatatgttgatgacatcaTCCTTATCACCTCCTCCCATGACCTTCGAAAATCCATCATGACATTACTTGCATCTGAGTTTGCTATGAAGGATCTGGGACCGCTGAGTTACTTCCTAGGTATTGCCGTAACTAGACATGCTAGTGGACTCTTCCTTAGTCAGAGTACTTATGCTGGTGAAATTATTGCTCGCGCAGGCATGGCCTCGTGCAAACCATCTGCCACTCCAGTTGACACCAAGCAAAAGCTCGGTACCTCCGCCGGCACTCCGTATGACGATCCCACCTTATACCGGAGTCTCGCAGGAGCCTTGCAGTATCTTACTTTCACCCGCCCTGACATTTCTTATGTTGTTCAACAGGTATGTCTTCACATGCATGCTCCTTGTACCGACCACATGCTTGCCTCAAGCGCATCCTACGTTATATTCAGGGAACCCTACACTATGGTTTGCATCTCTATCCATCCCCTATTGAGAAACTTGTCTCTTATACTGATGCGGATTGGGGGGGCTGCCCTGACACCTGCCGTTCTACCTCCGGCTATTGTGTGTTTCTCGGTGACAACCT
This portion of the Trifolium pratense cultivar HEN17-A07 linkage group LG3, ARS_RC_1.1, whole genome shotgun sequence genome encodes:
- the LOC123916808 gene encoding uncharacterized protein LOC123916808, with the protein product MSSSPAAASTTSVDISTSVSSAKTDFHPALVVTNIKHSIPFVLELEKDHYNMWAELFEVHARAHKVIHHIIPQPGKEKPASTDASFEMWTILDSTVLQWIYSTISFDLLTTIMEKGSTAMATWNRLANIFKDNQNSRAVALEQYFSSTRMEDFPNVSAYCQRLKQLSDQLKNVGAPVSEHRLVLQIVSGLSEPYRGVATVIRQQKTLPSFLEARSMLTLEESGLAKMHSTSSPTVLHTAMPRDTDDSSQQRSNRRQDNRSGSGRNRNNQSRTRGRKQRGGSRSNGPSWSSQPWQQLQHPSWSPWGWVPPPWGVPPCPYPTSQWTQPTGTPRQPGILGQRPQAHVATPSPTSTDIAAAMHTMSLNPSDNGTWTLEPPPTQQHLKTPPHCCC